Proteins encoded by one window of Arachis ipaensis cultivar K30076 chromosome B04, Araip1.1, whole genome shotgun sequence:
- the LOC107636131 gene encoding protein POLLEN DEFECTIVE IN GUIDANCE 1-like: MALRTAGRKPSFDVLRHRDDDDAAAVPISRAESDPTQTTTTRKSRKQRRNKKKKDQKLLESSPNGSACNGFELGARKFYSTGSVTSVDEEDSEESAASVCTGPATEFNFGELRQRAVNSGSSEDLANSAAVAVDGGGKDDGGAKASPIENPKLTNENDRNGGVAKLETVESLDWRRVMAEGPNYVFLVDKSPLAYFLEEMHNGNSLRSTTLGNEKNETESMT, encoded by the exons ATGGCGTTAAGAACCGCTGGCAGAAAACCCTCTTTCGATGTTCTCCGCCACCGTGATGACGACGACGCTGCTGCTGTTCCGATCAGCAGAGCAGAATCAGACCCGACGCAAACGACGACGACGCGCAAGAGCCGCAAGCAGAGaaggaataagaagaagaaggacCAGAAGCTTCTAGAATCTTCTCCT AATGGAAGCGCTTGCAACGGATTCGAGCTCGGAGCTCGGAAGTTTTACTCCACCGGTAGCGTAACGTCGGTGGATGAAGAGGACTCAGAGGAGAGTGCGGCGAGCGTTTGTACTGGTCCGGCGACCGAGTTTAATTTTGGTGAACTGAGGCAGAGAGCTGTGAACAGTGGTAGCTCTGAGGATTTGGCGAATTCAGCTGCTGTGGCAGTTGACGGCGGAGGGAAGGATGATGGTGGTGCGAAGGCGAGTCCGATTGAGAATCCAAAGCTGACGAATGAGAATGATCGGAACGGTGGTGTTGCGAAGTTGGAGACTGTGGAATCGTTGGATTGGAGGCGTGTCATGGCAGAAGGTCCGAATT ATGTATTTTTGGTGGATAAATCTCCTCTAGCATACTTCTTGGAAGAAATGCACAATGGAAATTCTTTACGGAGTACAACACTTGGAAATGAAAAGAACGAGACAGAGTCTATGACA
- the LOC107639005 gene encoding 30S ribosomal protein S13, chloroplastic → MAQTLPMPVAPSLALISNPRPLSRAVYFPVLNPPKVRGLSIECARVGGVEIPNNKRIEFSLQYIHGIGRSRARKILCDISMDNKVTKDLSEEELITLRDEVSKYVIEGDLRRFNALNIRRLKEIQCYRGIRHIQGLPCRGQRTKNNCRTLKGKKVAIAGKKKK, encoded by the exons ATGGCACAAACGCTACCAATGCCCGTAGCTCCCTCTCTCGCCCTAATCTCAAACCCTAGACCTCTTTCCAGAGCCGTCTATTTCCCTGTTCTCAACCCTCCCAAG GTGAGAGGGTTAAGCATAGAGTGCGCTCGAGTTGGCGGAGTGGAGATTCCGAACAACAAGAGAATCGAGTTCTCGCTACAGTACATCCATGGAATCGGAAGGAGCAGAGCTCGCAAGATTCTCTGCGATATAAGCATGGACAACAAGGTCACTAAGGATCTCAGCGAAGAGGAACTCATCACTCTTAGAGATGAAGTCTCCAAATACGTCATTGAAGGCGATTTG AGGAGGTTTAATGCGCTGAATATAAGGAGATTGAAGGAGATTCAATGTTACAGAGGAATAAGGCATATTCAGGGGCTTCCTTGCCGAGGACAACGTACGAAGAACAATTGCAGGACCTTGAAGGGTAAGAAGGTTGCTATTGCTGGCAAGAAGAAGAAGTAA